One Halobacterium sp. DL1 DNA window includes the following coding sequences:
- a CDS encoding heme ABC transporter ATP-binding protein: MSQTDAAVRLESITKRFPGVVANDEVDLTVDRGTVHALLGENGAGKTTLMNVLYGLYQPTDGRVVVNGEPRDFDSPRDAIDAGIGMIHQHFMLVDPMTIAENIALGNEPRKWGGLTVDEEAARREVVELSERYGFDVDPDQTVAEASVGVQQRVEILKALYRGADILILDEPTAVLTPQEVEDLFGVLEELTDQGKTVIFITHKLGEAMHAADDVTVLRDGKQVGTVAADETSREELAELMVGREVILGVESSPVEPGEPVLGVDSLSVRDDRDVPAVRDVSFTVREGEVFGIAGVDGNGQAELVEAITGLREQESGSVTFDGRDLSEDSRRERIERGMAYIPEDRQERGLVMEFDLVENGILGSQHSAPYAGNGRIDWDQSRDHAEHIVDAYDVRPPNADNDAASLSGGNQQKFIVGREFERDPRLVVATHPTRGVDIGSQEFIHDRLLGLREDGRAVLLVSSKLDEVQGLSDRLAVMHDGDLMAVVDPEAITEEELGLLMAGEYPEDYPTAETATPGVES, from the coding sequence ATGAGCCAAACGGACGCGGCTGTCCGACTCGAATCGATCACGAAGCGCTTCCCTGGCGTCGTCGCCAACGACGAGGTGGACCTGACCGTCGACCGCGGCACGGTCCACGCGCTGCTCGGCGAGAACGGCGCGGGGAAGACGACGCTGATGAACGTCCTCTACGGGCTGTACCAGCCGACCGACGGCCGCGTCGTCGTGAACGGCGAGCCGCGGGACTTCGACTCGCCGCGCGACGCCATCGACGCGGGCATCGGGATGATCCACCAGCACTTCATGCTCGTGGACCCGATGACCATCGCGGAGAACATCGCGCTCGGCAACGAACCCCGGAAGTGGGGCGGCCTCACCGTCGACGAGGAGGCGGCCCGCCGGGAGGTCGTCGAACTGAGCGAGCGCTACGGCTTCGACGTCGACCCCGACCAGACGGTTGCCGAAGCGAGCGTCGGCGTCCAGCAGCGCGTCGAGATTCTGAAGGCGCTCTACCGGGGCGCGGACATCCTCATCCTGGACGAGCCGACGGCGGTGCTCACCCCCCAGGAGGTCGAGGACCTCTTCGGTGTGCTCGAGGAGCTCACCGACCAGGGGAAGACGGTCATCTTCATCACGCACAAGCTCGGCGAGGCGATGCACGCCGCCGACGACGTCACCGTCCTCCGGGACGGCAAGCAGGTCGGCACCGTGGCCGCCGACGAGACGTCGCGTGAGGAACTCGCCGAACTGATGGTCGGCCGCGAGGTCATCCTCGGGGTCGAGTCCTCCCCGGTCGAACCGGGGGAGCCGGTGCTCGGCGTCGACTCCCTCTCGGTTCGGGACGACCGCGACGTGCCGGCGGTGCGCGACGTCTCGTTCACTGTTCGCGAGGGCGAGGTGTTCGGCATCGCGGGCGTCGACGGCAACGGCCAGGCCGAACTCGTCGAGGCGATAACGGGCCTCCGCGAGCAGGAGTCAGGCAGCGTCACCTTCGACGGCCGCGACCTCTCGGAGGACTCCCGCCGCGAGCGCATCGAGCGCGGGATGGCGTACATCCCGGAGGACCGACAGGAGCGCGGCCTCGTGATGGAGTTCGACCTCGTCGAGAACGGGATCCTCGGCAGCCAGCACAGCGCGCCGTACGCCGGAAACGGCCGCATCGACTGGGATCAGTCACGCGACCACGCCGAACACATCGTCGACGCTTACGACGTTCGACCGCCGAACGCGGACAACGACGCCGCGTCGCTGTCGGGCGGCAACCAGCAGAAGTTCATCGTCGGCCGCGAGTTCGAGCGCGACCCGCGACTCGTCGTCGCCACGCACCCGACGCGGGGCGTCGACATCGGCTCCCAGGAGTTCATCCACGACCGACTGCTTGGCCTCCGCGAGGACGGCCGCGCGGTGCTGCTGGTCTCCTCGAAACTCGACGAAGTACAGGGGCTCTCGGACCGCCTCGCGGTGATGCACGACGGCGACCTGATGGCCGTCGTCGACCCCGAGGCCATCACGGAGGAGGAACTCGGCCTGCTGATGGCCGGGGAGTACCCCGAGGACTACCCGACCGCTGAGACCGCCACCCCGGGGGTAGAGTCGTGA